A single Klebsiella variicola DNA region contains:
- a CDS encoding PLP-dependent aminotransferase family protein has protein sequence MRSLVGDLVLVRLQEERDPLLHKRLYNALRRAILDGSLAPQSRLPPSRDLAGELGVSRNTILTTYEQLLAEGYVVSRRGSGTFVAQTAPESSLTAKGQQENSSIAAPTVHLSRRGQHLLGQVSASPRQWGAFIPGVPDVNAFPHPLFSKIQARISRRPKPERLSYSCNGGTPELQQALVDYLRVSRGVHCQADQILITEGIHQAIDLVTRMLCDNGDLAWVEEPSYWGIRHVLAMNDVRVEPLTVDANGLCPPETVDDAPRLIFVTPSHQYPLGAVMSLERRQRLLALARQQGSWIVEDDYDSEFRFSGQPIPALQGLVPDAPVVYIGTFSKTLYPGLRLGYVVIPRPLVSDLKHAHAELYRGGHSLIQMALAEFITAGHYSAHIRRMRLLYSRRRAFLTELIQRHCMPYALSDFSDNAGLHLILNLPAEADDVAIAKEANARHILVRPLSRYYLTAARKKGLLMGFASQPEEQMAPAFSVLLGCLQTHCPQMLLPREDAEKQNAPT, from the coding sequence TTGCGTTCGCTGGTGGGTGACCTGGTGCTGGTCCGTCTGCAGGAAGAGCGGGATCCTCTTCTGCACAAACGCTTATATAACGCGCTGCGCCGCGCGATCCTCGATGGTTCGCTGGCGCCGCAAAGCCGCCTGCCGCCGTCGCGCGATCTGGCGGGTGAACTCGGCGTATCAAGAAACACCATATTAACAACTTATGAACAATTACTGGCGGAAGGATATGTGGTTTCCCGCCGGGGAAGTGGAACATTCGTTGCCCAAACCGCCCCTGAGAGCTCATTGACGGCTAAAGGTCAGCAAGAAAACAGCAGTATCGCGGCACCGACGGTGCATCTTTCACGCCGAGGCCAACATCTGCTCGGCCAGGTCAGCGCCAGCCCGCGCCAGTGGGGGGCGTTTATACCCGGCGTGCCGGACGTTAACGCCTTTCCCCACCCGCTGTTCAGTAAGATCCAGGCCCGTATCAGCCGTCGGCCCAAGCCGGAGCGGCTCAGCTATAGCTGCAACGGTGGCACCCCGGAACTGCAGCAGGCGCTGGTGGATTATCTGCGCGTGTCGCGCGGCGTCCACTGTCAGGCAGATCAAATTCTTATCACCGAGGGGATCCACCAGGCGATCGATCTGGTCACCCGCATGCTGTGTGATAACGGCGATCTGGCGTGGGTGGAGGAGCCTTCCTATTGGGGGATCCGCCACGTGCTGGCGATGAACGACGTTCGGGTGGAACCCCTGACCGTCGATGCCAACGGCCTGTGCCCGCCGGAAACGGTTGACGACGCGCCGAGGCTCATCTTCGTTACGCCTTCCCACCAGTACCCGCTGGGCGCGGTGATGAGCCTTGAGCGCCGCCAGCGACTGCTGGCGCTCGCCCGTCAGCAGGGGAGCTGGATCGTCGAAGATGATTATGACAGTGAGTTTCGCTTTTCCGGCCAGCCGATCCCCGCCCTGCAGGGTCTGGTCCCCGATGCCCCGGTGGTCTATATCGGCACCTTCAGCAAAACGCTCTATCCCGGCCTGCGCCTGGGCTACGTGGTGATCCCCCGTCCGCTGGTCAGCGATCTGAAGCACGCCCATGCCGAGCTTTACCGCGGCGGCCATTCGCTGATCCAGATGGCGCTGGCGGAGTTTATTACCGCCGGCCACTATTCGGCCCATATCCGCCGTATGCGGTTGCTCTACAGCCGTCGCCGCGCCTTTTTAACTGAGCTTATCCAGCGGCACTGTATGCCGTACGCCCTGTCTGACTTCAGCGATAATGCCGGGCTGCATTTGATCCTCAATTTGCCCGCAGAGGCTGACGATGTGGCGATTGCCAAAGAGGCTAATGCGCGCCACATTCTGGTGCGGCCGCTGTCGCGCTACTACCTGACGGCGGCGCGGAAGAAAGGATTACTGATGGGATTCGCCAGCCAGCCCGAAGAGCAGATGGCGCCGGCGTTCAGCGTCTTACTCGGCTGCCTGCAGACGCACTGCCCGCAGATGCTCCTGCCCCGGGAGGACGCAGAAAAACAAAACGCCCCAACCTGA